The Ptychodera flava strain L36383 chromosome 7, AS_Pfla_20210202, whole genome shotgun sequence DNA window TATCTATAATattttacagcaaaaaacaggatggttgaacagtctcatatacattacgtttactttttgtacgtggcacacaagttttgtagataacattgtagataaaaagaaccgactcatttgtgTGTCTGGATAGAgcacacaagggaattgctaaattactaagctactgcagtgaactacaataaaactgcttacactaattagtttcagctgtagccagctggcagatTGGCGTGTAGTGTGTTATAACTGGGCAGTTTCTGTTTCaaccgtggccactttagtttTGACCAAggttacttgatacagacaaaaaattCTGCTCgtccaaaggcaaaactagctctgtctggggtTGTATATAGAAGTTTACGATTGgccaccctgtgttcaagattaagatacaatgtaacattttaccgtgcactggtccatgtacaaatcttgtttatttcaattctccagacaaactgtctgcatgggacatacaatgttgtcgactttgcaaGCTAgtttacagctgaaactaattagtgtgagcagttttattgcagttcactgcagtagcttagtaatttagcaattcccttgtgtgcTCTATCCAGACAcacaaatgagtcggttctttttatctacaatgttatctacaaaacttgtgtgacacatacaaaaaagtaaacgtaatgtatatgagactgtccaaccatcctgttttttgctgtatatACATCAACCACACTAATTTTTTTACACCGTTCATACCAAAGCAATTTCAGTACAGAAATGACACGTATATTTGGTACTGGAAATTCAGTTCCGTTTTACAGAATTGTCAGGGATGTAGACAAATTGTTGGTACCCGGTTTCTGCATACGGTTGTTTTTTAAGAATATACAATAGATATAGTTCAACAAATTGACAATACCTGCATAGAGAACGTGTACTGAGTTTGAACAATGCACTACAGCTTCatatggccaaagaaagaaatgtGTTTGATATAATCCTAATATTAACAAGCTGTGACCTATTTAAAAGCCTACGACcctaattttttatttctgttttgttatttctgtTATTCTGTTTTTGAAGAATTGCGCCctataaaatgaattttaaaaaactttCCCGACCGACCTACTCTAATCAGTTCCCGAAGGCTTGTTGATGGAAACACACATTTATTTCGGCTTGTTATTACCTAGCATCTTTGTGTAATTTCGGCATCGTACTTACTTTGGGGACGATACCAAAACTGCGGAGAGGTTCTTATTGAAAGCATGGTGGATTCAAGATATCCCTGATTTCGTGCCAAGAAGTCCCTCACGTCTATCATATGAGATCCAAACTGTACGCCATTCTGATATTTTATTCGTGAATAAAAAGTCCCTAAGCACTGAATTTGAAACAAGTATTCCCTTTGTGTGACCCTATTTCCTACATGACTCTTagctaataataatatttactaATATTGATTGCTAGTAATGATTCTTGCGAATTACACGTATCGTTTGTTTCTACTAAAGATGGGTAAAATATTTGGAACACCATATAATGGTTGAGGAATGGTTAAAACAACGAATAATGCGTACACTGTCATTTAAACTCTTAGCACGAACGGATGTTTCTTCGGAGcctaaaaatcataaaaatggaGAGATGAGATTATGTGATCACTGAGACTTATTCTTCAAGATTGTACGATAATGGACCACTTCGCTCGTCTTGCTGAACAACTCGTCACGGTCTTTTTTTGTCGGACGCAACCTTTAGTTTCCATGGATATGCATGCTTATACGTCAGCCGCATTAATCAAAAACTCAAACGTATATGGTAGTAATGTACCAATTGTATCGCAACTGACAAAACCACCTGGTTGTAGACTACGTTGTCAAACCATTGCTTTTTACGTGTTAACACTTATTTTTAGTAACACCGTCCTACTATACTTCAGAAAAAGAGTCTTATATCACTTGAACTAGCTCCCTGCATCACAGACGTATAACCACTGCTTTTCGTCATTATTCCGGTGGGAGGGAAGATGAACGGCAGCATGTACCCTTAGTGCTGGCGTCACCAAAGCTGCAAGCGTCACTCATACCGGCTATCTAAAGCCTTGTAGCTGAAATCTGTTTAATTAGGTCTACACTGCATATAGAGTGAGTACTCCATCGTCGTACGGGGCGACTCTTGAGTGGAAAGAAGTTTCTTAATCCGATTCTCTTCAAGACAAATATCATAGGAACTTGCCAATCACCTGTGTCCGAATCACACTGACTATAGAATTCTAGTATAGCTGAAGCTCACAAAGATCTAAAGACATACACAGTGTTATTGGTTGAGATCAGCTACCTGTAGCCAATTCAAGCAATGAATAGTACCGAATTTCGGAAGAGGGGTTCGGATATGGTCGACTACATCGCGAATTACATGGACACCATTGGGAGCCGTCGAGTTTTCCCCGATGTACAGCCTGGATACCTCAGGAAACTACTTCCAACGCATGCTCCGAGGCGAGGAGAGAAGTGGGAAAGTATCTTTGCTGACATCGAGCGGACCATCATGCCTggggtgagagagagagagagagagagagagagagagagagagagagagaagagagagagggggggggagagtTTTCTGTCGTAACTGACTGCATGAATgatgacagagacagagacgtCGTTTTAGCTTAATTTAGTTGTCGTTTTTAAATCcttaaattcatttttttttcacgaaaaaggGTACCAACCCTGCCATCTATACAATGTACAAGAAAAAACTTCGACGGGGTTCAAATAAGCACCCATAAGTGATAGGTAGACCAAAAACTCACTGTAGAAGTTTGGGAGTCCAAAATTCTGccttgaggtgcattctaccttaagaagcTCGCCATTATTCTATTTTTCTTACAGATAACACACTGGCAACATCCCAGGGTTTCATGCGTACTTTCCCGCCGGTAATTCATATCCATCGATTCTCGGAGACATGCTATCAGACGCCATAGGATGCGTTGGCTTTTCATGGGTAACGACAGTTTGTTGACCTTTTTTATGGCGCCACACTTGCAAATCACATTATGATTTGAAAAGCAGAACGGTATTAAAAAACGCTGGCTGAATTATGATAGAAGAACACATTTCATAAATGTTTGACTGTTTTGTTATATAACTTGAATATGCATGAGAATTGTTACAAAGGTTCCACTGTAAAGAAGTGATCCTTGGATTCGATAATATGATAATTATAAAGTGTATACGCATGATAAATGATTCGATTTTCAGCTTTTGGTTCACGCCATAAGTGAAAATCCTACACAACACGTCTTATAAAAAATAGTTACTCAATCACTAAACATGCTTTGtccaatattattgttgacatctTAAGTTTAGTCCAGGCTACGGTAcacttgtcaacaattacaTTCCCTTTTATTTGTATAGAATGCATTGTATCGACAAGGCTAATGCTCTGTATTTCGAGACATATGATGGCAGTACGAACATCACTTAAACTTTCTCTAAAATTTtcctttttggaaaatttgtgatctttcactttcgaaatcGGTAATAAAAATTAGAGGtcatcgtgtaaaatttggtaccagacaGGACTTATACCCGGTATTTCCCATCTcgttaaattcaaaatggccgccatctctgtgtttaGTAACTCtcttgagaaaaattaaattttcgattttcacaaaaagaagcCGGGGAAAATATTAGTAATTCCATAAGATTCAAAAcgagcccccataagtggtagattcAGATActattgtcaaagtttgaaagtctAAATATCTATTCCTGAGCGCactaccttaaatatgagtGGAAAGTTTATGTTTGCTAAAgcaaaatattgcaaagaaattttcagattttcctgCCATTTTCCCATTATTCTTCAAGGCTGCCAGTCCTGCGTGTACGGAGCTTGAAACCATCATAATGGACTGGTTCGGCAAGATGATCAACCTACCGAAGCAGCTGTTGCCATTTACTGAGGGAGGCAAAGGTGGCGGTGTTATACAGGTGAAAAGACGAACATTAAACTTCATATCAGTGTTCCACGGTTGAGACGTTATCAAAGTTACGGTCGGAAAATTACacatggtgaaaatttcatcatagcTTGTTCAAACGACATATTCTACAGGAAATGTCACCACTGACACTACAATGTTATTTTgcagaaataaaaacaatttgtaatatgagcaaaatttaaatttttaggTTACCATTGCATTCTCTAAAGCTAACATCCGTCCAGTTCTTACCAAGGGCCGTAAAATGAAAGTTAAATCTCCTGTCGCCTTTAACTGGACTGTTACAGACTTCTTATTTCAGTGAGCGATTTcaacttcataaaaatttgttccATGAACGTTTCCTTGATAAATGTCCAATCTCCTTGCTTTTAAGTAAAACAACGTATCCTACGTCACACATGATGAATGGCATTCCTTGGTTTTTGTTCGATATCTTACAGGGATCTGCCAGCGAGTGTATTCTCGTTTGTCTTCTGTCAGCGAGGGAGAAAGCAATGCACGAGCTTAGAGACCGATACCCTGGGGAAGTAGACGGCGTCCTGGTTTCAAAACTTGTAGCTTACTGCTCGAAGCAGGTAAGAGAGTATGGATTTTACAGATCTGGATAAACCTCATGGCGGATTGGCCTTTTATTGAAGTGCCGTTCTATTTCTCGTACATCCAGTCTGGGTGTGTGTAGCATGCAAGTTCAAGTTGCAAACATCGAAAGTGTATACTGTACGAGGTTAGTCTCGATTATTGATGACACTTTTTGATTTAGACAAACTTAAGATCGCCTTTAGAATTGTATCCGTTTGACGACACGGAAGCATCACCCTTCAAGCATTGGATAAGCTACTGTTTTCATTCACAGGCACACTCAGCCGTAGAAAAGGCGGGAAAAATAGCGTTTGTAAAGATGAGACAATTGGACACCGATAACAAGTTTTCTTTGAGGGGGGAAACACTAGAAACTGCAATAAAGGTAATCTTTACTTATATACAATTGTACATACCTGCATATATACAATTtatacgcatacatacatacatacatacatacatacatacatacatacatacatacatacatacatacatacatacatacatacatacatacatacatacatacgcacgctCGCTCGCTCGCACGctcgcacgcacgcacataacataacataacatacatacataacataactaacataacataacataaaataacatacatacaaacaaacatacatacataacataacataaataacataacataacataacattcaTTCGGCGAGGACTGACAGACATACTGACCAAATGTGTAAATACAGTTACATGCAAATATGACGACCGCATTCTGGCACAAATCGTTTTGGTTAAATGCATCGTACGATTACTACAAGTAAAATGTTATTTGAGCAAAGGTACGTGTAACCAAaaacatatttgcaatattAAAGCAGGACCCATACATTATTGACGGTCGGGTCGTCCGTACATGACTGACATGAATTTAGTTTCATTACAGAGTTTTGTTGGCCAGTTCTACCGACGCGCGCCAGTCGCTAGCGTATGACTTCCCTGATAACTCCAGGGACACCCTTTTAATAGATTTTCAATCGTGCTCTCATATTTTTCATTAcattaacattatttttttccaataaatttaatttttaccatTACCAATTTACTCCAAAGTAACATTTACCTTCCCGGGTCATTGGTCTCATTTGCATTGGAAAATGTGACATTCTTTCCTTTTGTCTCTTTGCAGGAAGACATTGAAAAAGGACTCTATCCATGTTTTGTGAGTATTTTCAATCGTCTTAAAAGTTGCGAAATTGAATAAGTTATTATTTTATCGACGGATATATACTCGAGTATTCCTAGACCCTGCTGCCAGTGAACTTCTAaaatcagaaaacaagattttacattattgaaagtaaGAGAAAAAGAAAGGTACCCGTTTCTTTCGGACTTCAATGAAGGTTTGAATGGCTGCAAATAGCAATTGTCGTGACACATTGTATAGAAGATTTCTCATTTTGCTGGAGGGAAATCAGATGGCAAAaccatttaaaatttgaaatcaatccAATTTGTAGTAATTGGATAATTAGTGAGCTGAATTCTTCCTTATTAGCTCTTTTAAGGGGTAAATTGTAtactgcaaagtttgaaaggtaTCCATGTGAATTATCCATGGAAATGAAACGCTCATGACAATAGATATTCACTGGTAAACAATCGTTTATATCAATCGTAGTGTGGTTCCCTCTGAGGGTACATTAAGCTTTAACAGTATCATCTCTAAACTTTTATGTATGTTATTTCTTTAATATCTTCTTTTATTGGTTTACACAAGGTGTATTTTGTGGCATCTATTTCAGGATACAATGTTTCCATTCTGTAGAGTTGACGAGAATGTTCTTTGCAACTTGTGAGTGAACAgtgacgacacacagacacccATTTTCTGAATAgatgaatattcattaaattGACAACATTGAGGTTTCCGAGATTTAATGAAGTCAAAAGAATAATATGACTAAAAATATATCGGTGACGAAGGAAAAAATGTAATTTCGGGGAATAGTTTGTAAACCCACTGATTATTCTCTGAATTGATGAATATGTGTTTCTCTCTGTTCCTTGCAAATGTAGGTTTCGGCAACATTCGGTACGACAGCGTCATGTGGAATTGACAACATCAAAGAATTGGGTTCTGTTTGTCGTCATCATGACTTATGGCTACACGTAGATGCTGCCTACGCAGGAAGTGCTTTAGTCTGCCCTGAGTTCCGATCTCTGATTGACGGCATTGAGGTGGGTTATGTGCCAACGTCCTTTTATGGCATCGTTTGTTAAGAAGCTACGTGATTAGCGTCTACTGTTGTACGTGAAACTGTATCCGTCTATTCAACAGACGTCACCATACGTCATtcagtctgcctgtctgtctgtctgtctgtctgtctctgtctgtctgtctgtctgtctgtctgtctgtctgtctgtctgtctgtctgtctgtctgtctatcgtCTGtcagtctttctgtctgtctgtatatctgtgtATGTCTGTCCATATATTTCTCATCTAGCTATCTATCTGTTTATATGGTATCTGTAGATGGTATCCATGGCATCCatttatccatccatctatccatctttccaaccatcaatcaatcaatcaatcaatcaatcaatcaatcaatctatctatctatc harbors:
- the LOC139136170 gene encoding LOW QUALITY PROTEIN: aromatic-L-amino-acid decarboxylase-like (The sequence of the model RefSeq protein was modified relative to this genomic sequence to represent the inferred CDS: deleted 1 base in 1 codon), with protein sequence MNSTEFRKRGSDMVDYIANYMDTIGSRRVFPDVQPGYLRKLLPTHAPRRGEKWESIFADIERTIMPGITHWQHPRFHAYFPAGNSYPSILGDMLSDAIGCVGFSWAASPACTELETIIMDWFGKMINLPKQLLPFTEGGKGGGVIQGSASECILVCLLSAREKAMHELRDRYPGEVDGVLVSKLVAYCSKQAHSAVEKAGKIAFVKMRQLDTDNKFSLRGETLETAIKEDIEKGLYPCFVSATFGTTASCGIDNIKELGSVCRHHDLWLHVDAAYAGSALVCPEFRSLIDGIEDVTSFNMNPNKWMLVNFDCSLMWVKDKTLLIEAFNVDPVYLRHENEGVAIDYRHWGIPLSRRFRSLKLWFVVRYYGIEGLRKYIRKHVKLAKKFESLVYTDDRFEVVGDVIFGLVCFRLKGNNTLTEQLLKMVNDSGKLHMVPASLDGKYVIRFAVCAEDACDEDIFYAWSVIVGLANELLHFNGVTSYVSDGDQLPPVMPIGKSSFSQTQHSISAVQKMFPWKRKLANLSCLGSHLDSCAFSSRKAFVRILTL